A genome region from Microplitis demolitor isolate Queensland-Clemson2020A chromosome 1, iyMicDemo2.1a, whole genome shotgun sequence includes the following:
- the LOC103577722 gene encoding cyclin N-terminal domain-containing protein 1: MIYEWSKCVEHEKSQQKRFLKSQWHSPTQFMSISSSVIKILFMIMKHFGLNTNTKYLALNLYQKFTENQFQKIYKENRHDKSFNEWKFMRNKIVNLAKLRLMTCIQLASKLDSYCTCFGISKVLSALELIDQLKNQQHEYSFETVLYSEFEVFKMIHYQIQFITPLDYIEILLSLLNFQNLSELRSITIDILDLTFLQHQQLLSQLKLIKFSSITKKTSKRLQFLNLEKELLFLSSTIIVCALSFLNIEKTISHNIVEKLSSLIYIDINDIYTVAYIIFLIAYSH, encoded by the exons ATGATTTACGAATGGTCAAAATGTGTTGAACATGAGAAAAGTCAacaaaaacgatttttaaaaagccAATGGCATTCTCCTACGCAATTTATGA gtaTTTCTtcatcagtaataaaaattctctTTATGATCATGAAACATTTTGGtttaaatactaatactaAATATCTTGCActtaatttatatcaaaagTTTACAGAAaatcaattccaaaaaatttataaagaaaatcgacacgataaaagttttaatgaatGGAAATTCATGCGTAACAAAATAGTAAATCTTgcaaaattaagattaatgACTTGTATTCAACTTGCAAGTAAATTAGACTCATACTGTACATGTTTCGGAATATCAAAG GTCCTATCAGCTTTAGAATTAATCgatcaattaaaaaaccaaCAACATGAGTATTCATTTGAAACTGTTCTTTACTCGGAATTCGAAGTATTCAAGATGATACACtatcaaattcaatttataactCCTTTagattatattgaaatattactttcattattaaatttccaaaaCTTATCAGAACTACGCTCGATTACTATTGATATTCTTGATCTAACTTTTCTGCAG CATCAACAACTACTTtcgcaattaaaattaataaaatttagttcaataacaaaaaaaacatctaAAAGACTTCAATTTCTGAATTTGGAAAAAGAGCTGCTTTTTCTAAGCTCTACGATTATTGTATGcgctttatcatttttaaatattgaaaaaactatATCTCATAATATAGTTGAGAAGCTATCgtcattaatttatatcgATATCAACGATATTTACACTGTggcatatattatttttttgatagctTATTCTCATTAA